CTAACTATTTAGAGCAGTGCGTCACTTCATCTTTTTACACTGCggtaactgttactttaaaacacgTTCCTCAAGAAGAACAAGTGGGCATGTCTGAAAACTTGTTAAGTACTGACATCACACAAATGTCCAAAAAGCTTTTCTCTACACgtagaaccatagacacatgcaGTAGGTGACCAtatagtgaggaaggcaggaggactttaggggccttcacgtcttgacttgatgttattttggagaatccgggtgaataggactggcaaacttGTTGTGTTGTGTCGAATGGCCTCTTTCTGTTAAGATCATTCTATTAATGGATGGCTTTCTGAGAAAAATGTACCTTTCAACAGTAAATACCCAGTATGCCTGCCAAATCCAGCATAAAACATAGGCAattgatacattttattactaaagatgtttgtgatgtgccattgtttagaatgacagagacatagcagcagGACAGACACACAGGATCTTATCCTTTTAAGGTGGATTACAAATGTtagtggtgcaccatctgttggaatgatagagacacagcaactggaaggacacacagatacactgaCACGTGTCCTTTTACtaagatggataataataataaagtttggCAATATAAAGTTTGTGAGGTGCCATTGTTTAGAATGACAGAGCCACAGTAACTGGACGGACACACAGGATCTTACCCTTTTAATTAAGGTggattacaaatgtttgtggtgtgccatctgttggaatgacagagccaCAGCAACTGGAAGGACACACagatacttgtccttttattaaggtggataataataatacagtttggCAATATATCATTTGCAATTACTTTAACCTTTCAAGTTTTTAACATCTAGTTAGCACATGCAAccaatgtgtttttattaactgGTGCAAAAATCTTTTATGGTAATTTAAGGATTTTTATCTCCTTTCCGAAATGTCCTTTGTGGCAAAGGGCGGGGTTATGCTTTAATCATTTTATGTCTATGGAATATTAATTACGttacaaaaaaaactatttaaaaggaAACAATATGTTACTTTCAAAATTGTTATTAGTTATACGCATACAGAATTCAAGCAGTGAGAAAGCAAAGTCAGTTTGAACAAAACCCAAGGGCTAATGCGCAAGGAGTCGGGTGATATCTGATCGGTTACTTGTCCTCTCGATTATATTTCCGCACCGTTTTTCCACACAATGAGGATAGAGCCgaacagaaacaaatgaaacGCGGTTCTGTCTAACCCGCCATGTCTTTTAAACAGGCAGGTAGCTGCGCAGCCATTTTTAGCCGCCGCTGCTATGTGAACGACGCCGAGCTGATCGTCAAGATGGCCTTATCGTCGGGCGTCCTGTCGTGGCGAAGATGCGCTTTTCTGTTCAATCGCTTCTCGAATTTCTCCGCCCGCTTAAATCTGACAAGAACTCTTAACAAAATGAGACCGAGAACCGGGAACAAAGTCATTTTTGAAAAAGGTAAAAACAACGAGCCGGTATTGTGGTGGCGTTGTTGCGGATCTCATCCTACCTCCGGCGGGCTGTAATGAGAAATTAATTTCGTAGAAATTCCCTCCCAAAACGACCCCTTTTTAAATTAAGCGTGATACTTAAGGTATCTGGCCCACCTAGCATCAGCCCGGATGAATCGGAGTGCGGACTGTGGAGGGCTTTTGCGTTTGTTTACATTGTAGAGCACTTACGCTTAAACGCCATTGAGGTtatttgttttgacatttttagtTATTTCCGTAATTTGTTCTAAGAATGACAGTCATGTTGTGTAGTCTCTTATATCTGTTTACAGCAAGAAgacatgaaacaaataaaaatcacttgAGCCGATCCTTGGTAACTAGAAGCCAACCCCTTTCTCGTCATTCTCAAAAGATCTTTAAAGGAATAAGCACACTTCCGAAGGCGTAGCTCCGAGCTGCCCTTGTCGGTTGATTTACTGACATTCGCTCCACCAATCATCACCCGGCGTCAAAGAATAGCTGCACAGAACGTGGGGAGGTGGTGGTTGGAAAAAAAAGGGCGGAGTAATTTCTTCTGCGTTGTCTAAACGTGTAGCAGCAGACTGAACAGATCTGCGCAGATTGACGGAGGCACGTCCCGTGCCTGACCAAATCTCGCGTTTGTCCTGCGAGACCGCGTGGCAACGTCACCATGGAAACGCAGCTGATAATGAATTAAAGTtgcttgaattaatttttttttgtaaatcgaCAGCGAGGTACTGTCGTTTTCGATCTTGGTAGTGTGTCATGTGCATTTTTCAGTAAAACCAAGTCCTAATAATAGTATGTGGTGGGCGGAGACTATATGGCGGGAAGTATAAAAAGTTAAATTGGCGGGTTCtctaaagcattttatttatctCTGTCGGGAGGTGAGAAGTTGTAAGCCTGACCCctgctttttgtctgtgttgCATGCCCTGTCTACTTTAAAATATGCCACTCTCCGAAGTACATCAGACTGTCTCTCCATCCAAACGCCTCAAAGGGACGCACTCAGAAGATAAAGTGGTGTTACGGTTTGCCAAGCTGTCCGAGAACGCCACAGCCCCCAGCAGAGGGTCAGCCAAGGCAGCCGGCTATGATCTTTACAGGTGAGCCATTTTATCTTTGAGTGGTTATCCGGTGACGGAATGTATACGCGTAgcctaatataaaaaaaaattacacagtgtTGGTATTCGAAAAACATGTATGTTGTAGCAGGGATATTATAAGTAGGTTCGCTTTTAAATGCAACTTCCTCCTGCAGAGAAGCTGTGAACACGTGCTTGTCCTGTGGGGTTTCTTTAGCAATTTCGCCTTAAGACCTGCATGAGAGTTTAGAACCAGTGGGCTTCTTGAAATTATGGTTCGAGAAAGTGCAGTtggcaggtgtgtgtgtgtgtctgtctatctgtctatctatctatctatctatctatctatcgtagtGGTATTGTGTCGTGTATGCAGTTTTACAACATATTCCCGTTATTTTTCCTGCTGTGACAAACAACAAGGTATTAAAATAGATAagctttatttctatatttcttgcTCATGTTTCCATACtgtccatccgttttctaaattCGCTTATCCGGAGCATCGTCGCTGGGACaatggagccagtcccagcaagtAACGGCCGCTTGTTCCTCATATATGCTTCCATgtttttggaactttttttttcaaagctcCGCGATTAATTTCAACCGCTGCATACAATAATTTTAGAACTATAAGGTTTATTATCTCGAAAGCGATCTATGTAAAATTTGCACTAGCGTCCACTGATTATTCGGATGGTTAGGATTATACAGAAGTGGCTGGCgtcagtgtgtttgtgtgtcaatGTTCTCATTTTGGTTAGTTTTAAAACTTATGTAGTTTGTATTTATCTAAATTAACTAGGTTTTCAAATAAcgcattttcttttcttcctttttttgataGTGCATATGATTATGTTATTCCTGCAATGGGTAAAACCATAGTTAAAACGGACATCCAGATTGCAGTTCCTTCTGGTTATTATGGACGTGTTGGTGAGTACATTCAAATTTTATGATTACAGTAAGTTCAGTCTTTAGATTGAGGTTGTGATGGACGAAGTGGTATTCATATTTTTCATGTCCTATTGACTCCGTAATACTAAACTTGTGTACTATGCATCTTAAATAGCTTTTTTATGTAGTGAACACAACTTGAGCATTTTAAAGGTATAATACAGATCTCTTGTTCATACATTTCTTAAGCTTGAGCAGTGAGAATTGAAGTCGCTTGTTTGGGAGACACACTTGATGAAATGTATTCAGCATCCTATTGATTTATagttcagtttgtttgttttaatatctcaAAGTCTGTTCTTGATTTCAGTAACTTCCCAAAGTATATGAGGTTATTGTTCCTGCCCTATCGGGTCAGCTCGGAATTAAGATTTTTCCTTGGGGTCCTGCCACAAGAGAAACTCCTGTATGTTCCAATCTGGCTTTAGCTTGCACTGTGTTCATGCTCTACAAATACTGTATCTATCTTTGTAACCGTTTATTAATCCTATGAAAACACATGGGGTGTTAATGttcaaaaaaatatacaatgtaaAACTATTACTTTGCAGATTGGACCAGACATGTAAAAGTTTAGCACAGAAACTGCAACAAAGTTGTCAGTTCCTTTTTAACTAAACGTTTCCCAAATGAAGCTGAGACTTGAAGGTTATTTAtaaattttacttaatttttttttttttttatgtattcatgTGAATATTGGGGAGTAATGGGAAACGTGTGCAAAGTTTACTGATCAGTTGTGTGTGGTTGGGTGTCTCTTTTGTATACTTAAAAAGAcacctttttattttgaatgattCAAAATGTACAAGTTATGAGGAATGGACATCTCTTTTCCGGTCTTATAATGtgctttgtattaaaacattaactgcagaaaatgcaccattgtgTGGCACTTACACTCCACACGTGAGCCCATTTAACCCAGTATAACAGACATTAATCTCATTTAAGCAAAAAATGTGTGCTGTTTGTTCTTTATGTGGTTCATCGTCCTTATCAGGGAAATTCTGACTACTTTAAAGTGCATTTTATTCCTTGAGGGATGTTTAGTGTAGGCATAGAGGGGAGAGGAGCAAGGCGTCTTAACTTTTAGAtgtgtaataattttaaatgagaatttTAGTATGAATGACCATGTAAAAATGTTTCTCAAATCATGCACACTTTTTCTGTCTTCTAGCACCAAGATCTGGACTAGCAGCAAAACATTTCATTGATGTTGGaggtaaaaataaacaagtaaaaacttttatttaacaGTGCAGAAGTTTTATATGGCAGATGGAGTTTGTCAAATTTTTGACCATTGTTCGTTACTGTATAATTAAGGTGaacaattgtgcttttaatatttttttgactGTTTGTTCTGTCATCTTACTGAAATGCATGCGGTCATAGCATTCCATACTTCCTCAATCTGGTGTATTTTAAGCAGAATATGGTAGTTTTTGTCTATTAATTGTTGCACTTAAATGCTGTTTCAGATATTTAATGGAATATCTTTTAGAATAGGGGGGTGTATATGTATGTTGTTGTGGGTGTTTTTttgttatgtgtgtgtttgtgtgtgctttcattgatgtaaatattttttgtacagtatgAAACTGGACTACAGAAGTGTCCATGGACATTACACACCAGCATAATGTGACTGATGGGAGTTATTGCAACTGTCCTCATAAATGCATTAAGTGGTATTACGCCACTTTTTATCAGAGTCCTGATAGTAAATCATGAAACTAAGAGGAGCTGCATttgtaagaacattagaacactctagacgagaacaggccattcggcccaacaaagctcgccattcctatccacttatttctttccaagaaaacatcaagtcgagttttgaaagtccctaatgtcttactgtctaccacaccacttggtagctcattccaagtgttttattgttgtttgtgtaaagaaaagcttcctaatgtttgtgcgatatttacccttaacaagtttccagctctgtccccgtgttcttgatgaactcattttaaaataacagtcttgatccactggactgattcccttcataatttcaaacacttcaggtcaccttttaatcttcttttgcttaaactgtaaaggctcagctcttttaatctttccttctaactcatctcctgtagccctggaatgagcctagtcgctcttctctggacgttctccagtgctgttatgtcctttttgtagcctggagaccaaaacttcacacaggactccagatgaggccttaccagtgtgttataaatcttgagcagaacctcctgtgacttgtactccacacatcaaggcgctatatatcctaacattatgttagccttcttaatggcttctgaacacttttggaaagtcgatagcttagagtccactatgactcctaaatccttctcataaagtgtactcgattttttttttttctgaccgcccattgtgtattcaaacctaacatttttacttcctatgtgcaatactttacatttactgacattaaatttcatctgctcaGACCTGTATGCTATCCCCTATGTTCTAGGAGATCAGTTTTATATAGCCAGTCGGTGTTCTTGTTGAAATGTTAATAATGGGGGGTTATGGTGGGATATATGGTAGGAGTTGAAATTTGACCAATAAGCCTGAAAAGAAtacatgttttctgtttttacttataaCCAGCTGGCGTAATAGATGAAGATTACAGAGGGAATGTTGGGGTTGTGCTCTTCAACTTTAGCAAGAATAACTTTGAAGGTGAGTTGGGAGTGAGTGTTGGAATTGCTGagtgtgtttttaatgttgtgtttaaCTACATCAATGATTGCTTTTAccttaatatttttacatttaaactcAAATGTAAGGGTTTTTATCACTGCATCTACCAGAATGGGTCCTTAGATTTCAGAAACTtgcacattttaattttgaatttttttttcataggtaCATGTACTGTAGGTCAGTCCTGTCCGTGACGTTCGGTTGAGGTTGGAACCTAAATTGTTCTTCGAAATGGTAGCCTGAAAGAGGGTAGGCTTCTAAAGTATCTTTACACAAATGGAGTTCACCCAAATATCCTCTCCTGAGCAGCTGCTCTGTGGCTTAAAAGTGTGATGGACATTTGTGTAATGCTACATTTGGAATGGACCCTGCATTTAGGCCATGTAAACCATATGTGGTTGATTAATGCTTTAAAAGCCATCTGATACCAAATACACTACAGTCTGGAAAAGTCAATAAGCAATTGTTACAGTACATAGAGAACTTGTATTATGTAATAAAACTATGTAAGCACCCTCCAGAAGTGGAGATTGTAAGGCCTGCCATATTGTGGCTACAATAACAAgggtattgtgttttgttttgttttttttaaatatgacagtATACCAGTCAGATACTCATGTTGGATCAATGTTGTTTAGCAGATCATATTTGTTAGCTGCAAAATTTCTAAGGAATGAAATCAATACTaatgtttgtgtatattttacaATGATTGGCCCAGTGAACAAGAAGCGTGCAAGCAGAAATAGTTACAGGAGGGTACGCTTAGTGGCAGGACCAGCCGTGCACCAGAGGAAAGCTAAGAGTAGAAACCAGCAATGGTGCATAAAATGCAAATTATAAGATGTTACTGCTTAAAGGGTGCTGTACCCGGTGTGTTTGCTTAGTGTTCAGGTGGGGAATAGGCAGAGGTTATGGCACTAGTGAGAACTGCAACCCGTTCGTGGGCTTGAAATGTTCTTGGAGTCTGCAGGACCAGCACCTCAGAAGTTGCTGAGGACCTCCTTCACCCATGATGGAGGAAACCAGTGGCAACATATCCAGGCCAGTAGATGTCTTGTGGTCCTTTATTGGAATGTAAAGAaatgttctttctgttttatcttgCAGGTAGCCTACTTTAGAGAGCCCAGTCTTTTAGGGGGTGGAGGAAAGACTCCTTGGTGCAGCATCAGCTAGAGGCCACTCTGTTTTAATTCTGCTTGACTAGAAGTGACCCCTTGAATAGTTTTATTGTATAGTTAGGATAGCATTTTGAGTATAGAGCTGAGGGCAGTAGGACCAAGCATTGGGCAagaaggggtgtgtgtgtggggttccATAACCCCAAAAATGGAATGCTTTTAGTACtttcaaaaaaaattgtaagttcTTTGATCGGTACTGTCTGCAACTCCCTAACCAGAGCAATGTCAGTTTTCAGGAACAATCATTTATTTCACATAATTTATGCTATGCAGTTGTAAagtggggtgtttttttttttttttttttttttatatataagatgcgTCTCTTAACAACTTCCCCACCTTGGCTTTTTGCAGACGGAGGGAGGGCTTGGAGAAAGTTAACTAGTGTTCAATGGCATTTATTCAAAGATGGTATCAAACATGATAAACTCGAGTAAACCCCCCCAAAACCACAACTTTCAGTTGTGATGGTTGATGATACTCATTATTATTTTggtatattttatttcaaagtattCTAGCCTTGCATGTCTGACTGCTTTAATAAGTCAATTGAAATCATTTTGAAACTGTATCCAGTGAAGGAAATActtaatggcttttttttttatatatataaaaacagtcTAGCATGCAGAAGAGACTTTTCGTCTTAATTCTCTGTCTAGTAATTTCAGTCCCACTCTTTTCAGTATTTTGATGAATTCTGACCTGTGGAGGCAATGTGTTTACTGTTGCTtgacaaaatatccatccatccattttcaaacccgctgaatccgaatacagggtcacggggggtctgctggagctaatcccagccaacacatggcacaaggcaggaaccaatcctgggcagggtgccaacccaccgcaggtgacaaaatatttttttttttttgcaaatgttttgggacagcagaaaaaattaattttgtggaCTTCTGGacatacaagttaaaaaaaataaaataaaattcctaAGAATTCTATAATTTTCCAGTGGactagcacttttattattttatatcataCATTCATAGTGTTAATATAGATATCTCTGTTCTTGTGCAAAAAATGTGTAGGTAGGGAATTTACATAATGCTGCAAATTTaaaccaattttattttatttttttttttagttaaaaaaggTGATCGGATAGCTCAACTCATTTGTGAAAGGATTTGTTACCCAGATCTTGAACAATTTGAGGTAAAACTCGCtttatataatgttctaaatGTAGTACATTTGATTTATgatgcattttatacttttttttttttttttataaagacccTGGACCAGACTGATCGTGGAGATGGAGGTTTTGGATCGACTGGAACCAATTGATGCTCTTTACAAAAAGTTCTATGTGAACGTTTTCACTTATGTTCTGTATGATTTAaagtcttgtttgttttgtatttattgaaataaaagtgtttaacttTTAAACTGGTTTTTGGTTtctaaaaaatgatttttgctttttaagtgtctgtctgtatatatgtTCTGCAATCTGTGTAGCTTAACTTGTATATCTGAACACAAGCCTTTAGGGGCATTTTGCAGtataaattagttttttataGTTTGTAAAATTCCTTTTTATAATCCAACATGCCTTCAGTACATTTTTAGCCAAGTATTGGTATTTTGTGTGTTTATACTGTTGtgtacatttatattaaaatgtattcttgcCTATTTGGTGGAAAAGTTTATCCTTAAATACCATTATCATAAAGATTATATTATCATTCTGTAAAAGGCATGCTAAGAGTCAAGTTTACATTTTGGAATAGATATTATATAACCATGACTAAATTTAGCTTTACTATAGAGGGACTTGCCTTTTAATTGTgtaagttaacttttttttttttttttttaagactacaATTTCATTAGTTTTTGGACACCACTGTGTGGAGCTAGTGTGCTTTCACTGGAGATGGTGGTTTTTAAAGGAAATCCTGCATTAGTGTTACTGTAATGGATTTGTGCCCTCTCCAGGCTTGATCCCAGCTGTGAGCTTAATTCATTTATGGGTTCCGGTTAGTTGATGGAGAAATGGGTAGTGATACAGGTATTTAGATggatatgcatttttatttgcaattttaaacatttaattttgttgtaaCTGTTACATTTTGCTGTTATAGTAAATAGGGTGTAAATAAGGGTAAATTTTTATCACTTAAAGATTTTCTTATGCTGACCATTAACGGAAATGTTAGGATTTCCtgaacaccaaaaaaaaacaaactaaaatattacaatatgatgAAACGGAAATGCGTTTTCTTGGCTGATTTTAGGTATTTGGGCTACCACACTACTGCCACTGTCTAGCAGTTACTAGGAAATTACGTAAATTCAGACTGTGGCATATTGTAGGTGTGCTAAGTTTATCCATTCTCATTGTTCTTACAGAATATTCTTTGTACATCCCAAAAGGTGGGACTTGTCCCATCTTCTTTCCAGTGCTACTGGTGAGCTTCTGGAATGGCAAGTTAATCAAATTTCTATAGCTCTGACTGAGATTAGTTAAAATCTCTCTCCCAGAATGGGCAAAGTTGGCCCATTATCTATCATAATGATACCTGGGACTACTAAGGGGGAAATACTTAATCAATCTAAAGGCTATGCACAAACATTCTTTCAGGTAGTTTTTATCTTCACCTTAATGCACAGTTCTCtaatttttggttttaaatgtGTAAATTCCCACAACCCCGTTATCCAAATCACTTGACACCTGACGTTATTGACCCTGAGGATGCACTACTGTACCCAAGTAAAGGTGTGAATAATTGTGTCTCCACCTAAACACTTCTAAAGGGGATTACCATGTAAAACACTGCAGGTTTTATACAGTGATGGCAATTTGCAGTTTATACTACTTCTtgcaattcaaaaacaaaaatgccatTTGTAACAAGGGGAAGTAAATGTGTAGTTTTAGTCTGCAGTATGTTTTACCTCCCATCGgttctgcaggttttcattaatgcGGAGCCTTAACATTCATCAACTTCCCTATCATTTATGCTGTTAAGGATTAAGGAGTAACATTAATATTTCTGTACTTTTTGGTCTAAATCTCAAGTTCTATCTGTTTCCTTATGCACATCGTTGTGTTGTCATCATCCTTGGCCCTGTTAACTTAATTCAGTTTTTCCAGTGCATGATTTAGCAGGTGagttgtggtgtgtgtgtgtgtgtgtgtttttttttaaatatatatatatgcaaaaaaatTGACAGCAATGCTTTGCCTAGGACCGTGTCTGCTTCCCCATGACCCCCGCAAAAAAACACGTCCTTTTAGAAGGAAGGACGTAAAGTTAACCTGATCAAGTGTTAAATGGCTAACTGGAAGATTAATAGGGTTTTTTGATCCTGATACTCATTTAGTTAAGACAACCCTATATTTGTGTTCAAACCCACATAAATTGGAAAAGAGGAAGATATGTATTTGTGGGGTCCCTGGTCAACCATAAGGTATCCAACAATATAAAGTTCTGCCTATTGTGGCTGTTACCTGACCTATGGTACTATCATATGTATTTAATAGTCCACTGTGTGTTCATCAATTGCTCAAAAGTGGGCGAACTGATCTTTTTCCGTAACTTTTTGTATGTGTACTTCCATtagtccaacttaaaatataggctGTATTGGGAAGAGGTGAATGGGTGCTACCCAAAATCTGGTGCTAGTGTTGGGACGGCAGTTCCCATCATGCAGCAAGAGAGCACTGGGGCTGCTTGGAGGACATCATCTGCACACACTAAACCATGTGTGTCTGACGCCTAAGGGGTGAGTCCGCTTTACCTACGTGCGACTCCAGGCTGAAAAGATGCCTGTTTTTGTACTTTGTCAAAATGATAATTTCCGAGATCACAGGTATGGTATGGGGTGGTGGTGTGGGTTTTCCCCTCTTAATTTGAATAATTGCGTTGTCTTGTTGAATGACAGCCTTGATCGAGGAGTATGTCATTTTGTCTCATAATGGGGCTTTTAGCCATATTGATTTTTCGAATAGTTCTTGccagtttttattttcatctaaatgtttgaaggtgtgtgtgtgtgtgtgtgtttttttttttttttgaaaggtccAAGACGGGTGTACAGTTTTGACAACCCCTTTATGAAGCAATTTTCCCCAATCCCAAACTCTCTCAACCTTTTTAGTGAGTTCCACAACTGTAAAATGAAGTTCAGCTTTAGTTTAAATAAAACTGTGTATGTAGGACAAAGCTGCTGTTTTAGCTTACCACTACCGACTAGTGATACAATTTTACATATCCCCAGTGGAGTAAGGAAAAAAGCTGTAGGACAAAGATAGCATCTCTGT
This genomic window from Polypterus senegalus isolate Bchr_013 chromosome 12, ASM1683550v1, whole genome shotgun sequence contains:
- the dut gene encoding deoxyuridine 5'-triphosphate nucleotidohydrolase, mitochondrial, which produces MSFKQAGSCAAIFSRRCYVNDAELIVKMALSSGVLSWRRCAFLFNRFSNFSARLNLTRTLNKMRPRTGNKVIFEKVHQTVSPSKRLKGTHSEDKVVLRFAKLSENATAPSRGSAKAAGYDLYSAYDYVIPAMGKTIVKTDIQIAVPSGYYGRVAPRSGLAAKHFIDVGAGVIDEDYRGNVGVVLFNFSKNNFEVKKGDRIAQLICERICYPDLEQFETLDQTDRGDGGFGSTGTN